Proteins from a genomic interval of Candidatus Neomarinimicrobiota bacterium:
- the rpmE gene encoding 50S ribosomal protein L31, whose amino-acid sequence MKKDIHPEYHLVTVRCACGNTFQTRSTAKELRVEICSACHPFFTGKQKLVDTAGRVEKYRRKYQIEEPAD is encoded by the coding sequence ATGAAAAAAGACATACACCCCGAGTACCATCTAGTGACGGTTCGTTGTGCCTGTGGCAATACTTTCCAGACCCGTTCGACGGCCAAGGAGCTGCGGGTGGAAATCTGCAGCGCCTGTCATCCTTTCTTCACCGGGAAGCAGAAATTGGTCGATACTGCCGGCCGGGTGGAGAAGTATCGGCGCAAGTACCAGATCGAAGAGCCGGCCGACTAG